A section of the Salvelinus sp. IW2-2015 linkage group LG7, ASM291031v2, whole genome shotgun sequence genome encodes:
- the LOC111966094 gene encoding voltage-gated potassium channel regulatory subunit KCNG1-like, producing MTLLGGDGSDYDYSALSCASDASLLLPQPPPLSEQEALKGAFYKRAQLLPENPDHLLTNSTPLSAARKLHAIINVGGLRYQLPWTTLEDFPLSRLGQLRLCSSFDEIMCVCDDYDIASNEYFFDRSPCAFRTILTFLRAGKLRSLREMCALSFREELLYWGVPEENLEWCCRRRLIQRVEECDELERAAQEDEEEELMMDTESGHRRGSAARATETRMGHYMNKLRDMVERPHSGLPGKIFACLSVLFVTITAVNLSISTMPAMREEEEQGKCSQMCYNIFIVETVCVGWFSLEFTLRFIQDRDKLAFLRRPLNLIDVVAILPYYITLVVDSYQGEKKLGSGSSYLDKVGLVLRILRALRILYVMRLARHSLGLQTLGLTARRCTREFGLLLLFLCVAIALFSPLLYLIENEMATTHEFSSIPATYWWAVITMTTVGYGDMVPRSIPGQVVALSSILSGILLMAFPVTSIFHTFSRSYVELKQEQQRLLQRRTHFLLRRRIGGLGSNMSLESDYPSCGSSGARDN from the exons GCTGTGCCTCCgatgcctccctcctcctccctcaaccCCCGCCCCTGTCAGAGCAAGAGGCCCTCAAGGGGGCCTTCTACAAACGKGCCCAACTCCTGCCTGAGAACCCAGACCACCTCCTCACCAACTCCACCCCGCTCTCCGCTGCCCGTAAACTCCATGCCATTATCAACGTCGGCGGGCTGCGTTATCAATTACCCTGGACCACCTTGGAGGATTTCCCCCTGTCCCGACTTGGCCAGCTGCGCCTCTGCAGCAGCTTTGACGAGATCATGTGCGTCTGCGACGATTACGACATTGCCAGCAACGAGTACTTCTTCGATCGTTCGCCCTGCGCCTTCCGCACCATCCTGACCTTCCTGCGGGCCGGGAAGCTGCGATCTCTCAGGGAGATGTGTGCCCTCTCCTTCAGGGAGGAGCTGCTCTACtggggggtccctgaggagaacCTAGAGTGGTGCTGCCGTCGCCGCCTCATCCAGCGGGTGGAGGAGTGTGACGAGCTGGAGCGGGCAGcccaggaggacgaggaggaggagctgaTGATGGACACCGAAAGCGGGCACCGAAGGGGCAGCGCCGCCCGGGCTACGGAGACCCGGATGGGACATTATATGAACAAACTGAGAGACATGGTGGAGAGGCCTCACTCAGGCCTGCCAGGGAAGATCTTTGCCTGTTTGTCGGTGCTGTTTGTCACCATCACGGCTGTCAACCTGTCCATCAGCACCATGCCtgccatgagagaggaggaggagcag GGCAAGTGCTCCCAGATGTGCTACAACATCTTCATAGTGGAGACGGTGTGTGTGGGCTGGTTCTCCCTTGAGTTCACCCTGCGCTTCATCCAGGACCGGGACAAACTTGCCTTCCTGAGACGCCCTCTGAACCTCATAGACGTGGTGGCAATCCTGCCCTACTACATCACCCTGGTAGTGGACAGCTACCAGGGGGAGAAGAAGCTGGGCTCGGGCAGCAGTTACCTGGACAAGGTGGGTCTGGTGCTCAGGATCCTCCGTGCTCTGAGGATTCTGTACGTGATGCGGCTGGCACGCCACTCATTGGGcctgcagactctggggcttacTGCACGGCGCTGCACGCGGGAGTTCGGattactcctcctcttcctctgcgtGGCCATTGCCCTCTTCTCCCCGCTGCTCTACCTCATTGAGAACGAGATGGCTACGACCCACGAGTTCAGCAGTATCCCCGCCACCTACTGGTGGGCCGTCATTACCATGACGACAGTGGGCTACGGGGACATGGTTCCGAGGAGCATCCCGGGTCAGGTGGTGGCTCTGAGCAGTATCCTGAGCGGGATTCTTCTCATGGCGTTCCCAGTCACCTCCATCTTCCATACATTCTCCCGGTCCTACGTGGAGCTGAAGCAGGAGCAGCAGAGGCTACTGCAAAGACGGACACACTTCCTGTTACGCAGGAGGATAGGCGGGCTGGGGAGTAACATGTCGCTGGAGAGTGACTACCCCAGCTGTGGTTCCTCTGGGGCCAGGGAcaactga